From Hartmannibacter diazotrophicus, a single genomic window includes:
- a CDS encoding DUF58 domain-containing protein: protein MVTSALRAPGIRLTAEELLELRQTGARTGRHRPASGRTGIVPAKPPGSGIDLREIRAFAEGDDARRIDPSTTARTGQIHVRSFHEDRDDTTILVADFRPPMHWGTGEALRSVRAARALARRGWEAAERSASIGALAVNSHGSATVPAGQGFRQMSAIAEMLAAQHERALMAPGDGPSLEEVLARLAQMAPAGSEVLIATGPDGIAPSDEAALARLARRRRVTVLLPLDPVEIAPPSSALPIRSDGRTRLARMKPIEIRELAGRLKTLNVSLETLADDAG from the coding sequence ATGGTGACGTCGGCCTTGCGTGCGCCCGGCATCCGTCTGACGGCCGAGGAACTGCTGGAACTGCGCCAGACGGGAGCCCGGACGGGCCGCCATCGTCCCGCCTCCGGCCGCACCGGCATAGTGCCGGCCAAACCGCCCGGCTCCGGCATCGACCTTCGCGAGATCCGCGCCTTCGCGGAGGGCGACGATGCGCGCCGCATCGACCCGTCGACGACAGCCCGCACCGGGCAGATCCATGTCCGCAGCTTCCACGAAGACCGGGACGACACGACGATTCTCGTCGCCGACTTCCGCCCACCAATGCACTGGGGAACGGGCGAAGCGCTGCGTTCGGTCCGCGCCGCCCGCGCGCTGGCAAGGCGAGGCTGGGAGGCGGCCGAGCGGTCCGCCTCGATAGGGGCGCTCGCGGTCAACAGCCATGGTTCGGCTACCGTTCCGGCTGGCCAGGGTTTCAGGCAGATGTCCGCCATCGCCGAAATGCTGGCGGCCCAGCACGAACGCGCGCTGATGGCGCCCGGCGACGGCCCATCGCTGGAGGAAGTCCTGGCCCGGCTCGCACAGATGGCGCCAGCGGGATCGGAGGTCCTGATCGCGACGGGACCGGACGGGATCGCGCCTTCGGACGAGGCCGCGCTCGCGCGGCTCGCACGGCGCCGGCGCGTGACCGTCCTCCTGCCTCTCGACCCCGTGGAGATCGCACCGCCGTCGTCGGCCTTGCCGATCCGGTCCGATGGCAGAACCCGGCTTGCCCGGATGAAGCCCATCGAGATCCGGGAACTCGCCGGACGGCTCAAGACCCTGAACGTGTCGCTGGAGACGTTGGCCGATGACGCAGGATGA